The DNA segment GCCGAACGTTCGTTCCGTCAAGTTCAAGGAAAATGAAGGTTCCTACCTCGCCGGCGTCATGGCTGCCATGGCTTCGAAGACCGGCAAGATCGGCTTCGTCGGCGGCATGGACATTCCGCTGATCCGCAAGTTCGAATGTGGTTATGAGCAGGGCGCCCGCGCCGCCAATCCGAAGATCGAAGTCTTCCAGAACATGACCGGCACGACCGGCGCTGCCTGGAACGACCCGGTTCGCGGCGGCGAGCTCACCAAGAACCAGATCGACCAGGGTGCTGACGTTGTTTACGCGGCTGCCGGCGCGACTGGCCTCGGCGTGCTGCAGACGGCTGCCGACAACAAGAAGCTTTCGGTCGGCGTCGACTCCAACCAGAACTACCTGCATCCGGGTTCGGTCCTGACTTCTGTCGTCAAGCGCGTCGACCTCGCCGTCTATAACGCCTTTACCGATGCCAAGAACGGCAAGTTCACGGCCGGCACGCAGGAACTCGGCCTCAAGGAAGAGGGCGTGGGCGCTGCCATGGACGACAACAACAAGCCGCTCGTCACGCCGGAAATGAAGGCCGCCGTCGACAAGGCAACCGCCGACATCATCTCCGGCACGATCAAGGTGCACGACTACACGACCGACAACGCCTGCCCGAAGAGCTGATATGAAATAAGGGCGTATGACGTATTCAAACGTCATACGCCCTTTTCTTATCCGGAAGCCTGATTTCTGGAGCTGCGTAGTGAGCCAAACGCCTGCCATCGAACTCGTGGGCATCGACAAGAAGTTCGGTGCCGTCCATGCCAACAAAGACATCAACCTGACCGTTTCCAAGGGCTCGATCCACGGAATCATCGGTGAGAACGGTGCCGGGAAGTCGACTCTGATGTCGATCATCTACGGCTTCTATCATGCCGACAGCGGCGAGATCCGCATCAACGGCAATCCCATCGCCATCCGCGACAGCCAGACGGCCATTGCCGCCGGCATCGGCATGGTGCACCAGCATTTCATGCTGGTCGATAATTTCACCGTGCTCGAGAACGTCATGCTCGGCGCCGAAGGCGGCGCTTTGTTGGCGAAGGGTGTCACGGCTGCCCGCGCCGAACTGAGGCGCCTGGAAACGGATTACGGCCTGGATGTCGATCCGGACGCCTTGATCGAGGAGCTTCCAGTCGGTCAGCAGCAGCGCGTCGAAATTTTGAAGGCCATGTATCGCGGCGCCGAGATCCTCATCTTGGACGAGCCGACCGGCGTTTTGACACCGGCCGAAGCCGACAATCTGTTCCGGATTCTCCGCGTGTTGCGCGATCAGGGCAAGACCATCATCCTCATCACCCATAAGCTGCGCGAAATCATGGCCATCACCGATACGGTGTCGGTCATGCGCCGCGGCGAAATGGTTGCCACGCGCAAGACGGCGGAAACCACCGTCGAAGAGCTCGCCGAGCTGATGGTCGGCCGTCGCGTGTTGCTGCGCGTCGAAAAAGGCTCTGCCCATCCCGGCGAGGTCGTGCTCTCCGTCCGCAATCTGACCGTCAAGGACGGCCGTGGCGTTACCATGGTCGACAATGTTTCCTTCGACGTCCGCGCCGGCGAGATCGTCGGCATCGCTGGCGTCGCCGGTAATGGTCAGTCGGAGCTATTGGAGGCGATCGCCGGCATCCGCAAGCCCGCCTCGGGCGAAATCCACCTGCACGGCGAGCCGATCGGCACCGCCGATCCCGCGGCCTTGCGTGAACTCGGCCTCGCCCATATTCCGGAAGACCGCCATCACATGGGCCTCGTCCTCAAGTTTGAGGAATATGAAAATTCCATGCTCGGCTACCACCGTGATGTGAAATACGGCAGGGCCGGCATGCTCGATCTCGACGCCATGCGCAAGGATGCGATTGAAAAGATCGAGAAATACGACATTCGCCCGCCAAACGCCCGGCTGAAGACCGCCAATTTCTCTGGCGGCAACCAGCAGAAGATCGTTGTCGCCCGCGAGATCGAGCGCGATCCGAAGGCTCTGCTGATCGGCCAGCCGACGCGCGGCGTCGACATCGGCGCCATCGAGTTCATCCATCGCCGCATCATCGAGATGCGCGATGCCGGCAAGGCGATCCTGCTGGTGTCGGTGGAGCTGGATGAAATCCGCGCCCTTTCGGACCGCATCCTCGTCATGTTCGCCGGCCACGTCGTCGGCGAAAAAACGGCTGACGCCGGTGAACAGACACTCGGCCTGATGATGGCCGGCATTGCCGCATGAGGCCTTGATGAGCACTGCATCCGTTCCGCTTCCCAATTGGATCAATTATGGCCTGATCCCGGTCCTCAACCTCGTTATCGCTTTCCTGATTTCCGGTCTCGTGGTCTGGTTCATCGGCGAAAGCCCGCTGGATGCGCTGAACCTGCTCTTGCAGGGCGCGCTCGGCAGCGGCGAGGGCATCGGCTTCACGCTGTTCTATGCCACGAGCTTCATTTTCACCGGCCTATCGGTGGCCGTCGCCATTCATGCGGGCCTGTTCAACATCGGCTCGGAAGGCCAGGCCTATGTCGGCGGCCTCGGCTGCGCGCTTGTGGCGCTGACGCTCGACAATTATGTGCCCTGGTATGTGACGATGCCTTTCGCGGTCATCGGCTCAGCCATTTTCGGCGCGCTTTGGGCTCTCATTCCCGCCTGGCTGCAGGCTAAGCGCGGCAGCCACGTGGTCATCACCACCATCATGTTCAACTTCATTGCCTCGGCGATGATGAATTTCATCCTGGTGCATGTGCTGATCGTACCCGGCAAGATGGCGCCGGAAACCCGTACCTTCCTCGCGGGCGGTCAGCTTCCGAAGTTGGACTGGCTGATGGGCATCTTCGGTTCGACGATCGGTGCGGCACCCCTCAACGTGTCCTTCCTGATCGCGCTGGTCATGTGCTTCCTCGTCTGGATGCTCGTCTGGCGCACCAAGCTCGGCTATGAAATGCGCACGCTCGGCCTCAGCCCAACGGCTGC comes from the Rhizobium sp. NXC24 genome and includes:
- a CDS encoding BMP family ABC transporter substrate-binding protein, whose protein sequence is MKKSLLTLFALAAMSATALAADIKPAIVYGTGGKFDKSFNEAAYNGAERFKKETGVAYRDFEPTGDTQGEQALRNFASKGFNPVIAVSFAWTSALQKVAAEYPKTQFVLIDDSLDLPNVRSVKFKENEGSYLAGVMAAMASKTGKIGFVGGMDIPLIRKFECGYEQGARAANPKIEVFQNMTGTTGAAWNDPVRGGELTKNQIDQGADVVYAAAGATGLGVLQTAADNKKLSVGVDSNQNYLHPGSVLTSVVKRVDLAVYNAFTDAKNGKFTAGTQELGLKEEGVGAAMDDNNKPLVTPEMKAAVDKATADIISGTIKVHDYTTDNACPKS
- a CDS encoding ABC transporter ATP-binding protein, with amino-acid sequence MSQTPAIELVGIDKKFGAVHANKDINLTVSKGSIHGIIGENGAGKSTLMSIIYGFYHADSGEIRINGNPIAIRDSQTAIAAGIGMVHQHFMLVDNFTVLENVMLGAEGGALLAKGVTAARAELRRLETDYGLDVDPDALIEELPVGQQQRVEILKAMYRGAEILILDEPTGVLTPAEADNLFRILRVLRDQGKTIILITHKLREIMAITDTVSVMRRGEMVATRKTAETTVEELAELMVGRRVLLRVEKGSAHPGEVVLSVRNLTVKDGRGVTMVDNVSFDVRAGEIVGIAGVAGNGQSELLEAIAGIRKPASGEIHLHGEPIGTADPAALRELGLAHIPEDRHHMGLVLKFEEYENSMLGYHRDVKYGRAGMLDLDAMRKDAIEKIEKYDIRPPNARLKTANFSGGNQQKIVVAREIERDPKALLIGQPTRGVDIGAIEFIHRRIIEMRDAGKAILLVSVELDEIRALSDRILVMFAGHVVGEKTADAGEQTLGLMMAGIAA
- a CDS encoding ABC transporter permease, with amino-acid sequence MSTASVPLPNWINYGLIPVLNLVIAFLISGLVVWFIGESPLDALNLLLQGALGSGEGIGFTLFYATSFIFTGLSVAVAIHAGLFNIGSEGQAYVGGLGCALVALTLDNYVPWYVTMPFAVIGSAIFGALWALIPAWLQAKRGSHVVITTIMFNFIASAMMNFILVHVLIVPGKMAPETRTFLAGGQLPKLDWLMGIFGSTIGAAPLNVSFLIALVMCFLVWMLVWRTKLGYEMRTLGLSPTAAVYAGIPYARTVIIAMLLSGGLAGMMALNPVMGASARLQVEFVLGAGFVGIAVSLMGRNHPVGIILAAILFGILYQGGDALSFDMPNITRDMIVVIQGLVILFAGALEYMFRPAMVRTYQKLARA